One region of Hydrogenobaculum sp. Y04AAS1 genomic DNA includes:
- a CDS encoding rhodanese-like domain-containing protein, with amino-acid sequence MRRHLGDIKNAMHTKILLDVRIDKKEFDLDKVMDMFCCEGYIYIPFDEIVDNENLEYMLDKSKEYFVVCNSGNKSKYVVDMLNSLGFKAFNIEGGLKGLLEDDKLNVS; translated from the coding sequence ATGCGGAGGCACTTAGGAGATATAAAAAATGCTATGCACACTAAGATTCTTTTAGATGTAAGAATTGATAAGAAAGAATTTGATTTGGATAAAGTGATGGATATGTTTTGTTGTGAAGGGTATATTTATATTCCTTTTGATGAGATTGTAGATAACGAAAATTTAGAGTATATGTTAGATAAATCAAAGGAATATTTTGTAGTTTGTAACAGTGGCAATAAAAGTAAATATGTGGTAGATATGTTAAATAGTTTAGGTTTTAAAGCTTTTAATATAGAAGGAGGATTAAAGGGATTGTTAGAAGATGATAAACTCAATGTTTCTTAA
- the hslV gene encoding ATP-dependent protease subunit HslV, with translation MDVKDKLLHATTVIAVRKNGQTAIGSDGQVTLGSQILKHSAKKTRRLHKGTVLVGFAGGAADGLALMERLEGKLEEHRGNLARASVELAKEWRTDRYLRRLEAVLIACDKESMFLLSGNGDVIEPDEPILATGSGGDFARSAAKALYYHTDKSAEEIVKISLDIASDICVYTNKHFSIELL, from the coding sequence ATGGATGTAAAAGATAAACTCCTTCATGCTACCACTGTAATAGCTGTTAGAAAAAATGGCCAAACGGCCATTGGAAGCGATGGGCAAGTAACACTTGGTTCTCAAATACTAAAACACAGTGCAAAAAAGACTAGAAGACTTCATAAAGGCACTGTACTTGTGGGCTTTGCAGGTGGTGCAGCAGATGGGCTTGCTCTCATGGAGAGGCTTGAAGGTAAGTTAGAAGAGCACAGAGGAAACCTAGCAAGGGCGTCTGTGGAACTTGCCAAAGAATGGCGCACCGATAGATATTTAAGAAGATTAGAAGCGGTTTTGATAGCTTGTGATAAAGAAAGTATGTTTTTGCTCTCTGGCAATGGGGATGTTATAGAACCAGATGAGCCGATCTTGGCCACAGGTTCTGGAGGAGATTTTGCAAGAAGTGCCGCCAAAGCCCTATACTATCACACCGACAAAAGCGCCGAAGAGATAGTAAAAATATCTCTTGATATAGCATCTGATATATGTGTTTATACCAACAAACACTTTAGCATAGAGCTGTTGTGA
- a CDS encoding hydrogenase: MNLNISLSEFVEFMAALSLFFAILQTASHRLDFAIKTYTAQSIALSITMFLSVFYYFDYELILSAVLTLLIKGILIPFVMKKITDKIVEDENVKPFINFTYSVLICIFIVIFSFYITSNTFYHSTDNGTMQKVLAIGLSIIFVGIFLMLARKKALIQIIGFLTLENGIILGATSTVKGLPLIVEIGVFFDVFVGAIMAGILIFHIKDTLESIDTSKLSDLKE, from the coding sequence ATGAATTTAAACATTAGTTTAAGCGAGTTCGTGGAGTTTATGGCAGCTTTGTCGTTGTTTTTTGCTATACTTCAAACTGCCAGTCATAGGCTTGATTTTGCCATAAAAACCTACACAGCCCAGTCAATAGCCCTTAGCATTACCATGTTTTTGAGCGTGTTTTATTATTTTGATTATGAACTTATACTATCGGCAGTTTTAACGCTTTTAATAAAAGGCATACTCATTCCATTTGTGATGAAAAAGATAACAGATAAAATAGTAGAAGACGAAAACGTAAAACCCTTTATAAACTTTACCTACTCTGTGCTTATATGCATATTTATAGTGATATTCTCTTTTTATATCACAAGCAACACATTTTACCATAGTACTGACAACGGCACTATGCAAAAAGTTTTAGCTATAGGACTATCCATTATCTTTGTTGGGATATTTCTTATGCTTGCCAGAAAAAAAGCCCTTATACAGATAATAGGATTTCTTACATTAGAAAACGGCATAATACTTGGGGCCACTTCAACGGTAAAAGGTTTGCCCCTCATAGTGGAAATAGGCGTGTTCTTCGATGTGTTTGTGGGTGCTATCATGGCAGGCATACTCATATTCCACATCAAAGACACACTTGAAAGCATAGACACTTCCAAATTGTCGGATTTGAAAGAATGA
- a CDS encoding glycosyltransferase family 2 protein has product MKCISVVIPSYNASKFLLKAINSVKNQTYFPKELIVIDDGSTDNTKELLKDIKLPFDFRLLTNEKNKGRSYSRNLGVKESACDFVAFLDADDIYFPHHLEELSKEKGDLIYSIPRTFIDEEDKIIRVSKKAYPDLKSIILGGMVGYPSGIMVRKERFLAFNESLHQREDWELFLRYYKKGLDIKIIDKNTVGIREHGKRTSRSKEYFYYTMKVYEMHKDIADANMYLSISETAFRFKEKALGFEFLIKALKQNPKALDIRRLWNIIKRIPKV; this is encoded by the coding sequence GTGAAATGTATAAGTGTAGTTATACCCTCTTACAACGCTTCTAAGTTTTTATTAAAAGCCATAAACTCTGTAAAAAATCAAACATACTTTCCAAAAGAGCTTATAGTAATAGACGATGGATCTACTGACAACACAAAAGAGCTTTTAAAAGATATAAAACTACCCTTTGATTTTAGGCTTTTAACAAACGAAAAAAACAAAGGAAGAAGCTACTCAAGAAACTTAGGGGTAAAAGAAAGCGCTTGTGATTTTGTAGCGTTTTTGGATGCAGACGATATATACTTTCCTCACCATCTTGAAGAGCTTTCAAAAGAAAAAGGGGATTTGATTTACTCTATTCCAAGAACATTTATAGATGAAGAAGATAAGATAATAAGGGTATCGAAAAAAGCTTACCCTGATCTAAAAAGCATTATACTTGGGGGAATGGTAGGATATCCTTCTGGTATCATGGTAAGAAAAGAACGTTTTTTGGCTTTTAACGAAAGCCTTCACCAACGAGAAGACTGGGAGCTATTTTTAAGATATTACAAAAAAGGCCTTGATATAAAGATCATCGATAAAAATACCGTAGGGATAAGAGAGCACGGCAAAAGAACAAGCCGGTCAAAAGAGTATTTTTACTATACGATGAAGGTTTATGAGATGCACAAAGACATCGCCGATGCAAATATGTATCTTAGTATATCTGAAACTGCCTTCAGGTTCAAAGAGAAGGCTTTGGGTTTTGAGTTTTTAATAAAAGCTCTAAAACAAAATCCAAAAGCTTTAGATATTAGAAGACTTTGGAATATAATAAAAAGAATACCAAAAGTATAA
- a CDS encoding NADH-quinone oxidoreductase subunit H, with translation MGNIFIGILQIVIFIALAPAIKGFIHKIKLNLRGQKGPSILQPYKDLIKLFRKEPVISKDASFISKIAPIVVLLATIISASFIPIFSPNTLLSFTGDVIAFMYVLGLSTFFIALYGLDQGSSFGGLGSAREMTIASLAEPTLMMIMFTFSLEYGTSNISEIFVKAHSHSFNVPIAYVFSLLALFFVSMAENARIPFDNPETHLELTMVHEAMILEASGKYLAIFELSSYMKLLLFISIASNIFLPFLYSSNMLLNILFYIIKVIIFSIPIALLELSVAKFRFFRIPDLLMISFALATLGFVLYYA, from the coding sequence ATGGGTAATATCTTTATAGGTATTTTACAGATTGTTATATTCATAGCGTTAGCTCCAGCTATAAAGGGTTTTATACATAAAATAAAATTAAACCTAAGAGGTCAAAAAGGACCATCTATTTTACAACCCTACAAAGACCTTATAAAGCTTTTTAGAAAAGAGCCAGTAATATCAAAAGACGCATCTTTTATATCAAAGATAGCTCCTATCGTAGTGCTTTTGGCTACAATCATAAGCGCATCTTTTATACCTATTTTTAGCCCAAATACGCTTTTGTCTTTTACAGGGGATGTTATAGCGTTTATGTACGTACTTGGTTTGTCTACGTTTTTTATAGCGCTTTACGGTTTAGACCAAGGGTCTTCTTTTGGAGGGCTTGGTTCTGCAAGGGAGATGACGATAGCTTCTTTGGCAGAGCCCACACTTATGATGATTATGTTTACATTTTCTTTGGAGTATGGCACATCAAATATAAGCGAGATATTTGTAAAAGCCCATAGTCATTCTTTTAATGTGCCCATAGCCTATGTGTTTAGTTTGTTGGCTTTGTTTTTTGTATCAATGGCAGAAAATGCAAGGATTCCTTTTGACAATCCCGAGACTCATTTGGAGCTTACAATGGTGCACGAAGCGATGATATTGGAAGCAAGTGGTAAATACTTGGCCATATTTGAACTTAGTTCTTATATGAAACTACTTTTGTTTATAAGCATAGCCAGCAATATCTTTTTACCGTTTTTATACTCTTCAAACATGCTTCTAAATATATTATTTTATATCATAAAAGTCATAATATTCTCTATCCCGATAGCCTTATTGGAGCTATCTGTGGCGAAATTTAGATTTTTTAGGATACCAGACCTTCTTATGATATCCTTTGCATTGGCAACACTGGGGTTTGTGCTTTACTATGCTTAA
- a CDS encoding proton-conducting transporter membrane subunit encodes MFFYKKVNKDLWKFLEVGFSLLYIGIFLGCIALFIKGDNYITVAYLWGVADLSIHLNTTIKHITYSFYVDRLSLFFIGIVAFNGAINSIYTLDYIEEENYDKKILMTMLKNIFILSMILVLLSANAFTFLLFWEVMSILSFFLVLWDFKKEENYKASLIYIVMTHIGTAFILLSFVGFYINTNSLSFDHWQNLSLNTFWTTWIFLFSVLGFGMKAGIIGLHNWLPKAHPVAPSFVSALMSGLMIKMPVYMFIRYWFYFIKQYPASFGLLILTIGTITMLFGILNASVQNRLKAMLAYSSMENIGIIYVGIGLAMIFKSLNVEYLYALALGASLFHILNHSLFKSLLFMSAGSLMARAHTQEIAKLGGAIKYAPKLGTITLVGMLSLVALPPFNGFISEWLLYQSLLLSLKVKGYYLWIASPLSASFLALTGGIAMLSAVKYFGLTFLGNPRKDIKRKEDIKTMSLISMGILALSCLLVGVLPVFVLDVINNLIPVPIHVNGIFEIKTPENFGSIAPFFIGILMVFMLLISIYLNKYISKHSIYYKTWACGQEDVPLSAQYSPEGFSQPIKKITSKLYKDGLDIFDGIYGFIAKSLLNKLQTLKYKIQTGVIHVYILYMAITLIILIWVSKIYG; translated from the coding sequence GTGTTTTTTTATAAGAAAGTTAATAAGGATTTATGGAAGTTTTTGGAGGTAGGTTTTAGCCTTCTATATATTGGTATATTTTTGGGATGTATAGCGCTTTTTATAAAAGGTGATAACTATATAACCGTGGCATACTTGTGGGGCGTGGCAGACTTGTCAATACATTTAAACACAACCATAAAGCACATAACATACTCATTTTACGTAGATAGACTATCCTTATTTTTTATAGGTATTGTGGCTTTTAACGGCGCAATAAACAGCATATACACTTTAGATTACATAGAAGAAGAGAACTATGATAAAAAAATTTTAATGACAATGTTAAAAAACATTTTCATACTATCTATGATATTAGTCTTATTAAGTGCAAACGCTTTTACATTTTTATTGTTTTGGGAGGTTATGAGTATCCTCTCGTTTTTCTTGGTGCTTTGGGATTTTAAAAAAGAAGAAAACTACAAAGCATCTTTGATATACATAGTAATGACACACATAGGTACAGCTTTTATACTCCTTAGTTTTGTAGGATTTTATATAAATACAAACTCCTTGAGCTTTGATCATTGGCAAAACTTATCGCTAAACACCTTTTGGACCACATGGATATTTTTATTTTCAGTGCTTGGATTTGGTATGAAAGCAGGTATTATAGGGCTTCACAATTGGTTGCCAAAAGCCCATCCTGTGGCACCTTCTTTTGTATCAGCCCTTATGTCTGGGCTCATGATAAAAATGCCTGTTTATATGTTTATAAGGTATTGGTTTTATTTTATAAAACAATATCCGGCAAGTTTTGGGCTTTTAATACTAACGATTGGAACTATCACTATGCTATTTGGCATCCTAAACGCATCTGTCCAAAACCGCCTAAAAGCCATGCTCGCTTATTCTTCTATGGAAAATATAGGGATTATATACGTTGGTATAGGACTTGCTATGATTTTTAAAAGCCTAAATGTAGAATATTTATACGCTTTGGCTTTGGGGGCTTCGTTGTTTCATATATTAAATCACTCTTTATTCAAATCCCTTTTGTTTATGAGCGCAGGGTCTTTGATGGCAAGAGCCCATACCCAAGAGATAGCAAAGCTTGGCGGGGCCATAAAATACGCTCCTAAGCTTGGTACAATAACCCTTGTTGGGATGCTTAGCCTTGTCGCTTTGCCTCCTTTTAACGGTTTTATAAGCGAGTGGCTTCTTTATCAAAGCCTTCTTTTATCTTTGAAGGTAAAAGGATATTACCTTTGGATAGCATCGCCCTTATCCGCATCGTTTTTGGCACTTACAGGTGGTATAGCCATGCTTAGCGCCGTCAAATACTTTGGCCTGACGTTTTTAGGAAACCCAAGAAAAGATATAAAACGCAAAGAAGATATAAAAACCATGAGTCTAATATCCATGGGCATATTGGCATTGTCTTGCCTATTGGTGGGTGTTTTGCCGGTTTTTGTATTAGATGTGATAAACAACCTGATACCAGTACCTATACATGTAAATGGGATATTTGAAATTAAAACCCCGGAAAACTTTGGTTCTATAGCACCGTTTTTTATAGGTATATTGATGGTTTTCATGCTTTTAATAAGCATATATCTAAACAAATACATCTCAAAGCACTCTATTTATTACAAAACATGGGCCTGCGGACAAGAGGATGTGCCTCTATCAGCCCAGTATAGCCCAGAAGGGTTTTCTCAGCCTATAAAGAAAATCACTTCCAAACTATACAAAGATGGGTTAGATATTTTTGATGGTATTTATGGTTTTATTGCTAAAAGCCTATTAAACAAACTCCAAACATTAAAGTATAAAATCCAAACAGGTGTCATACATGTATACATACTCTATATGGCTATAACGCTAATAATCTTAATATGGGTAAGTAAGATATATGGGTAA
- a CDS encoding ribonucleoside-diphosphate reductase subunit alpha, whose protein sequence is MEVIKRSGAREKLDLLKIRTVLENALSLLKEWKTTKDISAQDIEEWTMEDLNEINIDEIMEDIEINIFDGIETAAIFQHILHSLLTRAIDDPIYDAMARNVLLQRIYKQAFGGMYSPKKAYKELFIDYIDNAVELGLLDEKLASYYDLEMLALELVPKRDQLLKFNGLYNLMDRYLIKDLDTGNILEAPQWFWMRVAMGVALVEKTPEDRNHWAIEFYHMMSSMEFIPSTPTLFNSGTRFPQLSSCFVVDEEDDLSKIFETVKQVGMLNKHAGGVGLPATKLRAKDSIIRSIQGKSSGIIPFLKIIDETITAVSQGGRRRGSALASLEPWHLDVFDFVRTKRKWGDDSQRFKNLKIALFLNDEFMRRVEENGDWYLFDPADCPKLVSTYGKKFSREYSKCIRKALSGKIRHKKIKAVELFKEAIENTIQTGEPWYTFKDPINIRHPNKHTGTILTTNLCTEQLLVSTYDSIESCNLGSLVLPRALLTHFRVNEHAQPLNSSENGSKHTKFLSNNTFDWEKFKAVIRKAIRFLDNVIDANYYALEAVEKGTKQSRKIGLGFMGYQDMIEKLKLPVDSKEALKLLDKIGETMSYVAIETSVELAKERGTYPNFDGSDWSKGILPIDTLEHLFRERSLTNDKYTTPYNDMVQNYADENRAVQSRFDDREHAQPLNSSENGARHTIDYKKLVDKYVGLQVYHDSDDIAEDESRAISSHFDAKEQDKSTTVSQTLQSSENGLEHTLPAFNWEELREKVKQGIRNACQTTLAPTATISIIAGTSQSFEPYYALVYSRTNIAGRFLEVNENFIRDLKKLGLWDRLREDVLLQQGSIQDIKEIPQEIKDIYKTAYEIDTEVYIKQAAVLQKWIDSSISRNLYFNTRDPQKIMEIYLKAWKYGLKATYYAFMPAKIKTEGKYVHEDIKEPQSSQDKEEDKARALSAHFNSEEQTKAPKNSETRHAVESTQAKTVSSASSSKPKNGNKGKLVESDNLMPLDEIMKEKGYCEECGN, encoded by the coding sequence ATGGAAGTTATTAAACGTTCAGGCGCAAGAGAAAAGTTAGACCTTTTAAAGATAAGGACAGTCTTAGAAAATGCTTTATCTTTGCTAAAAGAGTGGAAAACTACAAAAGATATATCTGCCCAAGATATAGAAGAATGGACAATGGAGGATTTAAACGAAATAAACATAGACGAGATCATGGAAGATATAGAGATAAATATCTTTGATGGTATAGAAACCGCCGCCATATTCCAGCATATACTTCATTCTCTTCTCACAAGGGCCATAGATGACCCAATATACGACGCTATGGCAAGAAATGTGCTTTTACAAAGAATATACAAACAAGCTTTTGGCGGTATGTATTCACCTAAGAAAGCCTACAAAGAGCTTTTCATAGACTATATAGACAACGCTGTGGAGCTTGGGCTCTTGGATGAAAAGCTGGCTTCTTATTATGACCTTGAAATGCTTGCCCTTGAGCTGGTACCTAAAAGAGACCAACTTTTAAAGTTTAACGGTCTATATAATCTCATGGATAGATACCTTATAAAAGATTTGGATACCGGAAATATCTTAGAAGCTCCTCAATGGTTTTGGATGAGAGTGGCAATGGGCGTAGCTTTGGTGGAAAAAACTCCTGAAGATAGAAACCATTGGGCTATAGAGTTTTATCATATGATGTCAAGTATGGAGTTTATCCCCTCCACTCCAACGCTTTTTAATTCTGGCACAAGGTTTCCACAGCTTTCTTCTTGTTTTGTGGTTGATGAGGAAGACGATCTTTCTAAAATCTTTGAAACTGTAAAACAAGTAGGTATGTTAAACAAACACGCCGGAGGAGTTGGGCTACCAGCTACAAAACTAAGGGCAAAAGACTCAATAATAAGAAGCATTCAAGGAAAATCCTCAGGTATAATACCGTTTTTAAAGATAATAGATGAGACGATAACAGCGGTATCTCAAGGTGGAAGAAGAAGAGGCTCAGCACTGGCTTCACTGGAGCCATGGCATCTTGATGTATTTGATTTTGTGAGAACAAAAAGAAAATGGGGCGATGATTCTCAAAGGTTTAAGAACTTAAAAATTGCCCTCTTCTTAAACGATGAATTTATGAGAAGGGTCGAAGAAAATGGAGACTGGTATCTTTTTGACCCAGCTGATTGCCCAAAATTAGTTAGCACCTATGGTAAAAAGTTTTCTAGAGAATATTCAAAATGTATAAGAAAAGCTCTATCGGGAAAGATAAGGCATAAAAAAATAAAAGCGGTGGAGCTATTTAAAGAGGCTATAGAAAATACCATACAAACTGGAGAGCCTTGGTACACATTTAAAGATCCCATCAACATAAGACACCCAAACAAACATACTGGGACAATCCTTACCACAAACTTATGTACAGAGCAACTTTTGGTATCTACCTATGATTCTATAGAGTCTTGCAATTTAGGCTCTTTGGTATTGCCTAGAGCGTTGCTAACGCATTTCAGAGTTAATGAACATGCACAGCCACTCAATAGCTCTGAGAACGGCTCAAAGCACACTAAGTTTTTATCAAATAACACTTTTGACTGGGAAAAGTTTAAAGCGGTTATAAGAAAAGCGATAAGATTTTTAGACAACGTCATAGATGCCAACTATTATGCTTTAGAAGCTGTGGAAAAAGGCACAAAACAAAGCAGGAAAATAGGCCTTGGGTTTATGGGATATCAAGATATGATAGAAAAGCTAAAACTACCAGTAGATTCAAAAGAAGCTTTGAAGCTTTTAGATAAAATAGGAGAAACGATGTCTTACGTTGCTATAGAAACCTCTGTGGAGCTTGCCAAAGAAAGAGGCACTTATCCAAACTTTGATGGTTCGGACTGGTCAAAGGGGATCCTACCAATAGATACCCTAGAGCATCTTTTTAGAGAAAGATCTTTAACCAACGACAAGTATACCACGCCCTACAATGACATGGTTCAAAACTATGCGGATGAGAATAGAGCGGTGCAATCGCGTTTCGACGATAGGGAACATGCACAGCCACTCAATAGCTCAGAGAACGGCGCAAGGCACACTATAGATTATAAGAAGCTTGTTGATAAGTATGTAGGGCTACAAGTATACCACGATTCTGATGATATAGCGGAAGATGAAAGCAGAGCGATATCATCGCATTTCGACGCTAAAGAACAGGACAAGTCTACCACGGTCTCACAGACACTTCAAAGCTCAGAGAACGGCTTGGAGCACACTTTGCCAGCATTTAATTGGGAAGAACTAAGAGAAAAAGTAAAACAAGGTATAAGAAATGCCTGTCAGACAACGCTTGCGCCTACGGCCACAATTTCTATAATAGCCGGGACTTCTCAAAGCTTTGAGCCTTATTACGCTTTGGTATATTCAAGGACAAACATAGCTGGAAGATTTTTAGAAGTAAACGAAAACTTTATACGCGATCTAAAAAAACTAGGTCTTTGGGATAGACTAAGAGAAGATGTATTACTTCAACAAGGTTCTATACAGGACATAAAAGAAATACCTCAAGAGATAAAAGATATATACAAAACCGCCTACGAAATAGATACCGAAGTCTATATAAAACAAGCGGCTGTACTTCAAAAATGGATTGATTCTTCCATATCAAGAAACCTTTACTTTAACACCAGAGACCCACAAAAGATAATGGAAATATATCTAAAAGCTTGGAAATACGGACTAAAAGCCACATACTACGCCTTTATGCCAGCAAAGATAAAAACAGAAGGAAAATACGTGCATGAGGACATAAAAGAGCCGCAATCATCACAAGATAAAGAAGAAGATAAAGCTAGAGCGCTATCAGCGCATTTCAACTCTGAGGAACAGACAAAGGCACCCAAGAATTCAGAGACAAGGCACGCTGTTGAAAGCACCCAAGCTAAAACTGTTAGCAGTGCATCATCTTCGAAGCCAAAAAATGGTAACAAAGGCAAACTCGTTGAAAGCGATAATCTAATGCCTTTAGACGAGATAATGAAAGAAAAAGGCTATTGTGAAGAATGCGGTAACTGA
- the tkt gene encoding transketolase, translating into MNIDELVINSIRFLSIDAVEKANSGHPGMPLGTAHIGYILFDKILRYNPENPKWVNRDRFVLSNGHGSMLLYSLLYLYGFDLTLEDIKNFRQLGSKTPGHPESFLTKGVEATTGPLGQGIANAVGMAIEQKHLGAICNKLDEPILNYKVFCMVGDGDLMEGISYEAAALAGHLNLDNLFIIWDNNRITIDGDTSLAWGEDVLKRFENAGFTVRHIEDGYDIELLEKTIKELLTNQSKPVFLSVRTHIGYKSIKQDSAEAHGSPLGKEAIAKLRESLNWPYEPFHIPQEVLDYTRRKVEEGKVLEQKWQEKLSKYKETHKDVVDILTKNINLENVISHIPRFTEDMATRQASGKVLNAIAPHMPTLFGGSADLHESNNTYIHNEGDFEATNYYGRNIHFGIREHVMGAIANGMAYGGITTPYVATFLIFSDYMRPSIRVAALSKLHVIYIFTHDSIGLGEDGPTHQPVEHIPSLRLIPNLWVMRPCDANETAYCWELALRRKDGPVALILSRQKLKTLDRTKYAKENMAKYGAYVLSGAPNQEFTIIASGSEVGLALALQDKLAENGIQSTVVSAPCLELFEMQDEAYKNEVIPKNTKHVVIEAAKGDIWYKYVNKDALVISMETFGKSGKGPDVMKHFGFHEEYIYQKVKEKWM; encoded by the coding sequence ATGAACATAGATGAGCTTGTAATAAACAGCATTAGATTTTTAAGTATAGATGCCGTAGAAAAAGCCAATTCAGGACACCCCGGTATGCCCCTTGGCACAGCGCATATAGGATATATACTCTTCGATAAGATTTTAAGATACAACCCAGAAAACCCCAAATGGGTAAATAGAGATAGGTTTGTACTTTCCAATGGGCATGGTTCCATGCTTCTTTATTCGCTGCTATACCTTTATGGGTTTGATCTTACACTTGAAGATATTAAAAACTTTAGGCAATTAGGAAGTAAAACCCCAGGACACCCAGAAAGCTTTCTTACAAAAGGAGTAGAAGCCACCACAGGACCCCTTGGACAGGGTATAGCAAACGCCGTAGGTATGGCGATAGAGCAAAAACATCTTGGGGCTATATGCAACAAACTTGATGAGCCTATACTGAACTATAAAGTCTTTTGCATGGTAGGAGACGGGGATTTGATGGAAGGGATCTCCTATGAAGCAGCAGCTTTGGCAGGGCATCTAAACCTTGACAATCTTTTTATTATCTGGGATAACAACCGCATTACTATAGATGGAGATACAAGCTTAGCTTGGGGTGAAGATGTGCTAAAGCGTTTTGAAAACGCAGGTTTTACCGTAAGACACATAGAAGATGGATACGATATCGAGCTTTTAGAAAAGACTATAAAAGAGCTTTTAACAAATCAATCAAAACCGGTGTTTTTATCGGTAAGAACTCATATAGGTTATAAAAGCATAAAACAAGACAGCGCCGAAGCTCACGGATCTCCTCTTGGCAAAGAAGCTATAGCAAAATTAAGGGAAAGCCTAAACTGGCCCTATGAGCCTTTCCACATACCCCAAGAAGTGTTGGATTACACGAGAAGAAAAGTAGAAGAAGGAAAAGTCTTAGAGCAAAAATGGCAAGAAAAGCTGTCAAAATACAAAGAAACTCATAAAGATGTTGTAGATATCTTGACAAAGAATATAAATTTAGAAAACGTAATATCACACATACCAAGGTTTACAGAAGATATGGCCACAAGACAAGCCTCCGGTAAGGTTTTAAATGCTATAGCACCACATATGCCAACGCTTTTTGGTGGTTCAGCAGATTTACACGAATCAAACAACACCTATATTCACAACGAAGGGGATTTTGAAGCCACAAACTACTACGGAAGAAACATCCATTTTGGCATAAGAGAACATGTGATGGGAGCTATAGCCAACGGCATGGCTTACGGTGGCATCACAACCCCATATGTAGCAACGTTTTTGATATTTTCAGATTATATGAGACCAAGTATAAGAGTAGCCGCTCTTTCAAAGCTACATGTGATATACATATTCACCCACGATTCTATAGGCTTAGGAGAAGATGGACCAACCCATCAACCAGTAGAACACATACCATCTTTGAGGCTAATACCAAACCTATGGGTGATGCGCCCTTGCGATGCCAACGAAACCGCTTACTGCTGGGAGCTTGCTTTAAGAAGAAAAGACGGCCCAGTAGCTCTTATACTATCTCGTCAAAAGCTAAAAACTTTAGATAGGACAAAGTATGCCAAAGAAAATATGGCAAAATACGGAGCATACGTGCTTTCTGGTGCTCCAAATCAAGAATTTACCATAATAGCATCAGGGTCTGAAGTAGGATTGGCTTTGGCTCTTCAAGACAAACTTGCCGAAAACGGCATACAGTCTACTGTGGTAAGCGCTCCTTGTTTAGAGCTTTTTGAAATGCAAGATGAAGCTTATAAAAACGAGGTTATTCCAAAAAATACAAAACATGTAGTTATAGAAGCTGCCAAAGGAGATATTTGGTATAAGTATGTAAACAAAGACGCCCTTGTAATATCTATGGAAACCTTTGGCAAATCTGGAAAAGGCCCAGATGTTATGAAACACTTTGGTTTTCACGAAGAATATATATATCAAAAAGTAAAAGAAAAATGGATGTAA